AAGGTCCTTTTGCTGAATATTTAGAAAAATGTGGCATAGTAGCTCAATATACAATGCCTGAAACTCCTGAACAAAATGGTATGGCTGAGCGCCTCGCACTCTTAAGGACCTGATTAGGTATTTGATGAGTCGAACCAATTTGCTGAATCAATTTGCGGTGAAGCCCTTTATATAGCAATGTATATCCTAAATAGAGTTCCCACTAAAGTTGTTCCCGAAACTCCTTTTGAAATTTGGACTGGTAGAAAACCTAGCCTCGATCACTCGCGTGTTTGCGATTGTCTAGCCGAAGTCAGAATCTATAATTCCCTTGAAAAGAAACTTGATCACAGAACTACTCGTGGTTTTTTCATTGGATACCTAGTGGCCTCTAAAGGTTACTAGTTTTACTGTCCAAATAATGGCACAAGAACTATTGAATCTACTACTGCAAAATTCTTGGAATATGATATTGGTAGTTGTGATTGCTCTCATGATATAGTGCTTTCTAAACCACAACCTACGATTGTAACTATCCCAATAATGCATGAAAGAGTCGTTCAAAATCCTATAGAAAATATTGAGCAATCCAATCCTGCCAATGACAATCCTGATCCCATTGTCACACATCAAAATTTAGAAATTGAGACTGCTCCCTTTCGACGTTCTCGACATGATGGAAGGCCAGttctatctcttttttttttaggccAGTTCTATCTGATGATTATTATGTTTATTTAGGTGAATATGATTTTGACATTTATAGAGTTGTTGATCCAGTGACTTTTAAAGAAGCAGTTGCCAGTCCATTATCAGATAAGTGGAAGGTTGCAATGCAAAAAAAGATGCAGTCTGTGGCGTATATTGGTGTTTGGGAATTAGTTGAAATTCCCAAAGGCTTTAAATCCATTAGGTGCAAATGGGTGTTTAAAATGAAGAAGATGTTAAAGGTAATGTGGAGAGATTCAAGGACAGACTAGTTGCTAAGGGATATACACAAAGGGAAGGTGTAGACTACATAGAAACTTTTTCTCCAGTTTCATCGAAAGATTCCTTCAGAATCGTCATGGCCTTGATTGCACATTATGACTTAGAACTCCACAAATGGATGTCAAAACAGTATTCTTGAATGGAGATCTATTTGAGGAAGTTTACATGAAGCAATCGGAAGGTTTTGAAGAAAATGAGAAGGAACAAATGGTGTGTAAATTGAAAAGGTCAATTTATGGTTTGAAACAAGCTTCCAGGCGGTGTACCTCAAGGTTCATGAAGTGGTGACATCTTTCGGGTTTGTTTAAAATACAGTGGATTCTTGCATATAGGTCAAGGTCAGTGGGAGTAGATTTATCTTCCTTGTTctttatgtggatgatatccTATCAACTAGCAGTGATTTGGAATTGTTTCTTCATGTTAAAGGTTTTTTATCTACGACCTTTGATATGAAAGATTTTGTAGAAGCTAGCTTTGTTCTTGGTGTAGAGATCCATAGAGATAGAGAAAGGAAAATATAGAAGTTATCTCAATCTGCTTATATTGATCACGTTCTTGCTAGATTTAACCTGTAGAATTATAAAGTAGGTGTGGCTCCATTAGGTAAAGGTGACAGGCTAAGTAAAGAGTAGTGTCATAAAAATGATCTTGATAGGAATTCTATGAAAGGAATTCCTTACAGCAGTGTAGTGGGTAGCCTTATATATTCTGTGGTTTGTACAAAACCTGATATTACCTATGCAATAAGCGTATTAGGAAGGTTCTTGGCAAATCCTAGTCATGAACATTGGGTAGCTGCGACGAGGTTGATGCGGTATttgaagaaaacaaagatcATATACTTATTTATAGACATGTTGATGATCTCCAGGTTATCAGTTTCACTGATGCTGATCTTTGAGGGTGCTTAAATGATAGAAAATCTAATGTTAGCAGGCGGTGCCATATCTTGAAAGAGTTCAAAGCAATCTTTGATAGCTTCTTCCACCGTTTAGGCAAAGTTGGTTGATTGCTTGCTATGAAGGTGGGGCTCATGCTAAGTGGTTGAGAAATTCCATATCAAGGCTTAAGTTTATTGATTCCGTTGCTAGACCATTGAAGATTTATTCTGACAATTCCGCTGCTGTATTTTTCATAAAGAACTCTGGTGGTGCAAAATATATTGGCCTAAAATTCTTTGATGCAAGGAAATGGGCTGATAATGTTGATGTGCTTTATGAGAATATTGCAACGACTAATATGCTTGCTAATCCATTAACCAAAGAACTAAGACCTGTGGTATTGGTTTTGATCGACTTGATCACTTTACTTTTGGATCATGTGAGTCAAGCCACACTACACTCGATGTGGAATTCATGTCAATGAAGTATAGgtatgtttggattgtattttctgtcatttttcatggaaaaattactgtagcgatttgatatatgtgagggaaaaaggtgataagGAAAtatgatcacggaaaacgataatattttccgacagaaacaagcaatccaaacacaccctaGGGCAGAAATAATGCAAGGACATTTACAGTTCAGTGCAAATACTTTCATTGGACGGAATTCTGAACTGAGATGTTTTTTCAGTGGCCGCTGTAGTAATATTTAACCCAAAAagggttttcaatttttttattttttcttttcaaactcAAATTAATTAATATTACCCAAGTGGGAGAAtgttagaaatattttctttatttaggATGCCactaattatttattttgtcaAAACGGGTTAAATAAGATCAGTAAAACCCATTGTAACGTGATCCACTACTGTTTAGGTCTAGGTCTATCTCAGTTAAACTATTTGGGTATGGTATGTAAGGTGTAGGGTTTATATTTAGTTAGGGTTCCCTAATGAAAGGGTCCAATTCAGAAACTAGGATTAGGTTCTTCTCTCCCATTTATAACACTATAGCCTATAAATATAGACTATCAGGAGGGTTTTGCCCCATTGAGAGCCACCACATAGGAATTAGAGGGGGGGAGCACCTAACCTAGATACGTGAATCTTAACATATTGAGTGGATTCATTGCAAGTCTTCTTAGGCTTGGTGGTGCGGGAGGTCAAGGGTTCGCACCTTGTCTCCCACAAAATTTGTCACAATAAAAAAGAGTGGATTCATTGCATGGATCCGTGGTTTCTTCTCAATCTTGTCAGGATTCAATGGGTATAAATAACGGTATGCATTTTATATTTATCACTGTATTCAATTCCTTGGCATTGAGGTCTTGCAAACCCAACAACTCAATCCCCTCTTGTGTAtgtataaattttatcccttTTAGCATAAGACCTTTCTCTATCCATCTTTATTCCTTactaaataataattaaaaaaactcAATTCAATTGCTCAATGctatataaaataaatgacaagtATTAACAGATAAAGTCAATACAATCCAACTTTCCATTCTCCACATCTTCAAACACAGGCTACATAATTCtcacatatttttattttcataaatCTAATTATGTGTATTCGAATGATTTAGATAAAACAAGATCAATCATATATATACAATTTCTTTACAAAACCAcaattcttgagaaatttctttTCAATCATCACAATAATTGTAACTATGTTCTACAAATTAGAATAATACAAAAGATTCATAAAAGACAAATATCATATACCACAAGACTCTTTACAAGCTTATTACTTTTGCACACCTCTTCTTACTCTTTCTTTATATTTGTTTactttgtaattttgttattacaACTTTAATTACTACTTTTTTCATCAGTCACAAATAATGTCTTTGTCAAAGTATTAATATGAAGAAATTTCTTTTCAAGTACTCACCATAATTTTAACTTTGGTCATCAAATTTGAAACACACAAATACGTtataataaataaagaaaaaaaatataaaatatgacTACGACTAAGTGAATTAAGTAATAAAGATAAAAAGGACGATGCCCCACTTTGTAACCACCCcctatttttcctcttttccgcGAATAAAATTAATCCTAGGACCTATACTATTCGTTTTCAAATCTagtgttgattttttttattatagcaATACTGATAAATAAATATCATATACCATAAATCTCATTTTGTATTTTTAACTTATATACAACTTTTGACCCTCTTTTCTCCTCTgtcatttgcatttcatttgttTACCATAACAAATTTTATACCACTAATTTTATCGTACAAACACAACCAACATACAAGTCAATTTTCTTTCATGAAACCGATTTATTCttaaaaaaatcatttcatATATTTAAATCAACACTTATATAAT
This region of Coffea arabica cultivar ET-39 chromosome 3c, Coffea Arabica ET-39 HiFi, whole genome shotgun sequence genomic DNA includes:
- the LOC113735854 gene encoding uncharacterized protein, whose amino-acid sequence is MKGIPYSSVVGSLIYSVVCTKPDITYAISVLGRFLANPSHEHWVAATRLMRQSWLIACYEGGAHAKWLRNSISRLKFIDSVARPLKIYSDNSAAVFFIKNSGGAKYIGLKFFDARKWADNVDVLYENIATTNMLANPLTKELRPVVLVLIDLITLLLDHVSQATLHSMWNSCQ